From Candidatus Limnocylindrales bacterium, the proteins below share one genomic window:
- a CDS encoding M23 family metallopeptidase has product MRIYRFLRCFFVVSVMGITVLFGEIQNLSFFPSPAWSAGQFIFPLNCELGKTCFITNYMDDDPAPGSVKDWNCGSMTYDGHNGTDFVIEGWEAMDRGVDVLAADSGVVTEAVDGYYDHCQRNCPYENSNHVFIHHANGLRTVYHHMKKGSILVKTGDRVKKGQKIGEVGSSGDSDTPHLHFIVTDSAINLINPYAGPCSSNRSVSYWENQEPYQGGAFKVVKTVLTNQIPQNGSIPPSGNKFYATDSYVTFWVRVLNVQAGDVSEWRWYTPKGELYSSCRINHDRSYAYSYWYCYTTIAGYPAARKFGVWTVHYLYNGTVMERATFTLEPLPSNG; this is encoded by the coding sequence ATGAGAATATATCGGTTTTTAAGATGTTTTTTTGTCGTAAGTGTTATGGGGATAACGGTTCTTTTTGGGGAGATACAGAATCTTTCTTTCTTTCCTTCCCCGGCCTGGAGTGCCGGTCAGTTTATCTTTCCTCTGAACTGTGAATTAGGGAAAACCTGTTTCATAACGAATTATATGGATGACGATCCGGCGCCGGGAAGTGTCAAAGATTGGAACTGTGGTTCCATGACGTATGATGGGCACAATGGGACAGATTTTGTCATCGAGGGATGGGAAGCCATGGATCGAGGTGTTGATGTCCTAGCCGCCGACTCCGGAGTTGTAACCGAGGCGGTCGATGGATATTACGATCATTGTCAGCGTAACTGTCCCTATGAAAACTCCAACCATGTATTTATTCACCATGCCAATGGTCTTCGGACTGTATATCATCATATGAAAAAAGGTTCTATTTTAGTCAAAACAGGTGATCGTGTTAAGAAAGGACAGAAAATAGGAGAGGTCGGGAGTTCTGGAGATTCCGATACACCCCATCTCCATTTTATTGTAACGGATTCTGCCATTAATCTCATTAATCCCTATGCAGGTCCCTGTAGCTCCAACAGGTCTGTGAGTTACTGGGAAAATCAGGAACCTTATCAAGGTGGGGCTTTTAAAGTGGTGAAAACCGTGCTTACCAATCAAATCCCCCAGAATGGTTCTATCCCACCCTCAGGGAACAAGTTTTATGCAACAGACTCCTATGTAACCTTTTGGGTAAGGGTTTTAAACGTACAAGCAGGAGATGTTTCAGAGTGGAGATGGTATACCCCTAAGGGGGAACTCTATTCAAGTTGTAGAATTAATCACGATCGGTCTTATGCTTATAGCTATTGGTATTGTTACACCACCATAGCCGGATATCCGGCTGCCAGAAAATTTGGGGTCTGGACGGTTCACTACCTCTACAACGGGACCGTTATGGAACGAGCCACCTTTACCCTGGAACCTTTACCATCCAACGGATAA
- a CDS encoding PA14 domain-containing protein, with product MKRKVYALQVSKMLTSLFWVLTAGASIGFYVWMRVNPLVFLDQGNLQTYLYFNFFHLKLLWYLAGCMSGLTVFWLLYARTLNLATGIDFPICLYADAKTYLPCYLLLLNWLSFRYVLYKPGYLLPTIILIFILIRKYRFLRMILAPLTLFRLFPVSRSPHFRRGIIPVLIFILSTGFYLSLSTKLLSPLHVLVGDEPSYLMITDSLSKDGDVRLNNNYREKAYLRFFPGEYPRFGNIGKDGGIYPRHGIGLPLLLVPFYRLGDRFDHMVFFPRACMNLLTALLVTNFYLLAYEMTRNLPASLLTTFIFGFTTPVLFYSYQIYPEVPAGLILLYAFRKWRLFYRRPLLYPLCIGGAISLLPWFGVKYLILSLVLFLLAGFSLIRYRTHFSYLSVLLFLFPIILSGVLHAWFTYSMYKTISPTAMYGQASPIPGQKPGSYSVLGDLKFKLKRGLMGIPGVFLDQRIGLLFHSPLYFFSLAGILALWRKKAYRPQMFALLFIFLSYIFFYTSQPTAGWGGYSVMNRPVIAVIWCLGILMLFGLKSFRGPLATALRNGFFVFSFLLVGLYLKEPLLLYHQMAYRYQELRSNLLYTYSSAFLDLTSLFPAMMGTDKNPKVTLFWAGVTLTLLALCYYESKKRVWEYGSVGVWEYGGREVGRYGSIRNRTPIPPYPHTPILLLLPIVLGFLFLMGGWISVKEILPKTQNATGYEMFFTLPWTGKGLIGKYYDNEAWEGVPRVIRRDPSLDFSFIQHLDMFRVKVGNFPLPVNLSSFSVDWSGYLIVPSSGNYIFQVITSPRAFFYLSIDGDPMVVDGKTPRELTQGDHSIRIRLKELHPSNSQLILYWIRPDGQKEIIPAEAFRPYQGIN from the coding sequence ATGAAAAGGAAAGTTTATGCTTTACAGGTCAGTAAAATGTTAACCTCCCTTTTTTGGGTTCTAACAGCCGGAGCCTCCATAGGATTTTATGTCTGGATGCGGGTTAATCCGCTTGTTTTTCTAGATCAAGGAAACCTCCAGACCTATTTATATTTCAACTTCTTCCATCTTAAACTTCTCTGGTATTTAGCAGGGTGCATGTCAGGGTTAACCGTTTTTTGGCTCTTATATGCCCGGACTCTGAACCTGGCAACCGGTATAGATTTCCCCATCTGTCTGTATGCAGACGCCAAAACTTACCTGCCTTGCTATTTACTTCTTCTGAACTGGCTTAGCTTCCGCTACGTCCTTTATAAACCCGGTTACCTTCTTCCCACCATCATTCTTATTTTTATCTTAATCCGCAAATATCGATTCTTAAGGATGATCCTCGCTCCTTTAACTTTATTTCGCTTATTCCCTGTTTCCAGGTCTCCACACTTCCGCCGGGGGATTATACCTGTTCTTATTTTTATCCTTTCTACCGGATTTTACCTGAGCCTGTCCACAAAACTTCTCTCGCCCCTCCATGTTCTGGTTGGAGATGAGCCCTCATATCTTATGATTACCGACAGCCTTTCCAAAGATGGAGATGTAAGGTTAAACAATAATTATCGAGAAAAGGCCTATTTACGTTTTTTTCCAGGTGAATATCCTCGATTTGGTAACATCGGTAAAGATGGTGGGATCTATCCTAGACACGGCATCGGACTTCCCCTTCTGCTCGTTCCGTTTTATCGCTTAGGAGATCGATTCGATCATATGGTTTTTTTTCCCAGAGCCTGTATGAATTTACTCACGGCTCTCCTGGTTACAAATTTTTATTTGCTGGCCTATGAGATGACCCGGAATCTTCCGGCTTCCTTGCTAACCACCTTTATTTTTGGGTTTACCACGCCGGTCCTTTTTTACTCTTACCAGATCTATCCGGAAGTCCCTGCCGGATTGATTTTGTTATATGCTTTCCGAAAATGGCGCTTGTTTTATAGAAGACCCTTGCTATACCCGCTTTGCATAGGCGGGGCCATTTCTCTTCTACCCTGGTTTGGAGTGAAGTACCTTATTTTATCCCTGGTACTGTTTCTTTTAGCCGGGTTCAGTTTGATACGATATCGGACTCATTTTTCTTATTTATCTGTTCTCCTTTTTTTATTTCCTATTATCCTGTCGGGGGTACTTCATGCCTGGTTTACCTATTCCATGTACAAAACCATATCTCCAACCGCCATGTATGGACAGGCCTCTCCGATTCCAGGACAAAAGCCGGGGTCTTATTCAGTCCTGGGGGATTTAAAATTTAAATTAAAACGAGGTCTTATGGGAATTCCTGGGGTTTTCCTGGATCAAAGGATCGGTCTTCTTTTTCATAGCCCCCTTTACTTCTTTTCGCTGGCCGGTATTCTAGCCCTATGGAGAAAGAAAGCCTATCGACCTCAGATGTTCGCTTTACTTTTTATCTTTCTGAGCTACATCTTTTTTTATACCTCCCAACCGACAGCAGGATGGGGCGGATACAGTGTCATGAATCGCCCGGTCATAGCCGTTATCTGGTGTTTAGGTATTTTGATGCTCTTTGGTTTGAAATCCTTCCGGGGGCCCCTGGCAACAGCCCTTCGAAACGGTTTCTTCGTTTTTAGTTTTCTTTTGGTTGGCCTCTATTTAAAAGAGCCTTTACTGCTTTATCACCAGATGGCTTATCGTTATCAAGAACTTCGAAGTAACCTCCTCTATACCTATAGTAGTGCCTTTCTAGATCTGACTTCCCTGTTTCCTGCCATGATGGGTACAGATAAAAATCCTAAAGTAACCCTCTTCTGGGCAGGTGTTACGCTAACTTTGCTGGCACTTTGTTACTATGAATCGAAAAAAAGAGTATGGGAGTATGGGAGTGTGGGAGTGTGGGAGTATGGAGGCAGGGAGGTAGGGAGGTATGGAAGTATAAGAAATAGAACTCCCATACCCCCATACCCCCATACCCCCATCCTCCTACTCTTGCCCATAGTGTTAGGCTTTCTTTTCCTGATGGGAGGTTGGATTTCAGTTAAGGAGATTCTCCCCAAGACGCAAAATGCTACCGGCTATGAAATGTTTTTCACTTTACCCTGGACGGGAAAGGGTCTGATAGGTAAATATTATGATAATGAAGCCTGGGAAGGAGTTCCTCGGGTTATTCGACGAGACCCCTCACTCGACTTTTCTTTTATACAACATCTGGATATGTTCCGGGTCAAGGTAGGAAATTTTCCTCTCCCGGTGAATCTTTCTTCCTTTTCTGTGGACTGGTCTGGATATCTGATAGTCCCTTCGTCAGGAAATTATATCTTCCAGGTAATCACTTCCCCACGGGCTTTCTTTTATCTGTCTATAGATGGGGATCCCATGGTTGTAGATGGGAAAACTCCCAGGGAATTGACCCAGGGGGATCACTCCATTCGGATTCGGTTGAAGGAACTACATCCTTCCAATTCCCAACTCATCCTGTATTGGATACGACCCGACGGTCAAAAAGAAATTATTCCGGCGGAAGCTTTCCGGCCTTATCAAGGAATAAACTAA
- a CDS encoding alanine--glyoxylate aminotransferase family protein — MKENLYSEFLPSPRLLLGPGPANIHPRIFQAICAPVIGYADPDLFPIMDEIQEMLRVVFETKNPITFPISGTGSAGMEACLVNILEPGDTLIVGIKGYFGERIKQVAERLGAKVIEVRGEVGKIVDPQQVIETLHQHPEAKAVAIVHAETSTGVQQPLEEIGTAVAKTDTLFVVDCVTSLGGLPVRVDHHHIDVAFSCSQKCIGMVSGLAPITFSAKALEVIRRRKTPVSSFYLSIDLLIDYWGEKRIYHHTLPTTYIYGLREALRIIMEEGLEQRFKRHQEAGDLLKLRLQKMGCTLFAQEGYRLPMLTSVMPPQHIDPLSVRADLLKKHQIEIGAGFGELKSKIWRIGLMGYNARRASIEQLCGVLEDYL, encoded by the coding sequence GTGAAAGAGAACCTTTATTCTGAGTTTCTTCCATCCCCCCGGCTTCTACTCGGCCCGGGTCCGGCAAATATTCATCCGCGCATTTTTCAAGCTATTTGTGCTCCGGTCATTGGTTATGCCGACCCCGATTTATTTCCAATCATGGATGAAATCCAGGAGATGCTTCGGGTTGTTTTTGAAACTAAAAATCCCATAACATTCCCTATTTCCGGAACAGGGAGTGCAGGAATGGAAGCCTGTCTGGTTAACATTCTGGAGCCAGGTGACACCCTTATTGTAGGAATCAAAGGATATTTTGGGGAACGGATCAAACAGGTTGCCGAGCGCCTGGGAGCTAAAGTGATAGAAGTACGTGGAGAGGTTGGGAAAATCGTGGACCCCCAACAGGTTATCGAAACTCTCCATCAACATCCGGAGGCAAAGGCCGTTGCCATTGTCCATGCAGAGACTTCAACCGGAGTTCAACAACCTCTGGAAGAGATAGGGACTGCTGTTGCCAAAACAGATACCCTTTTCGTGGTGGACTGCGTGACTTCTCTAGGGGGACTTCCGGTGAGGGTCGATCATCATCATATTGACGTTGCCTTTAGCTGTTCACAAAAATGTATTGGAATGGTTTCGGGTCTGGCCCCCATAACTTTCAGTGCCAAGGCCTTGGAAGTCATCAGGCGTCGCAAAACCCCCGTCAGCAGTTTCTATTTAAGTATCGATTTACTCATCGATTATTGGGGGGAAAAGCGAATTTATCATCATACTCTCCCCACGACCTATATTTATGGACTGCGTGAAGCTTTGAGAATCATCATGGAAGAAGGGTTGGAACAGCGGTTTAAACGGCATCAAGAGGCCGGAGATTTGCTAAAATTAAGACTGCAGAAGATGGGATGTACGTTATTTGCTCAAGAGGGATATCGGCTTCCGATGCTCACTTCAGTGATGCCCCCTCAACATATCGATCCTTTGAGTGTTCGCGCGGATCTGCTTAAAAAGCATCAAATTGAAATTGGAGCCGGCTTTGGAGAGTTGAAGTCAAAGATCTGGAGGATCGGCTTGATGGGTTATAATGCACGTCGGGCTTCTATTGAACAGTTGTGCGGGGTCCTTGAAGATTATTTGTAA
- a CDS encoding glycosyltransferase, producing MPTLSIVIPAYNEENSIGATILEVLAVKKEILETKIGISEVEIIIVNDGSQDRTGEIVQGYPDVVLIHHRKNLGYGSALKTGFDKARGEYMGFLDADGTYPARAFLDLCRVLRETNADMVIGSRMIEKKTGMPFIRQIGNRFFARLLSWIVEHKITDSASGMRVFKRSILTRLYPLPDGLDLTPAMSTHALHEGMKVVEVPIEYKERIGKSKLHVIQDGLRFLSTILHTANLYNPLKFYGMMGLLMIFIGVLLGIMPVTYYIKLREVEDWEIYRLFTIMVLFITGINTMTFGAFSNYILSIMHRKEIHQRSFWSRYIFKPTIMKKIGLIGWLSILSSIVLNKNTIYEYVTTQHIHVHWSYILTGATLFLTGVQLVMMSFIIKTLDNLKKRQNFFS from the coding sequence ATGCCCACACTTTCTATAGTGATTCCAGCGTATAATGAAGAAAATTCTATAGGAGCCACGATTCTGGAAGTTCTGGCGGTTAAAAAGGAAATTCTAGAGACAAAAATTGGCATCTCCGAGGTAGAAATTATCATTGTAAACGACGGCTCCCAGGATCGAACAGGTGAAATTGTTCAGGGTTATCCAGATGTGGTCCTTATCCATCATAGGAAAAATTTAGGATACGGATCTGCTCTGAAAACTGGGTTTGATAAAGCACGAGGGGAGTATATGGGATTCCTGGATGCCGATGGGACTTACCCCGCCCGGGCCTTCTTAGACCTTTGCAGGGTCTTAAGAGAAACAAACGCCGATATGGTCATCGGCTCCCGAATGATTGAAAAGAAAACCGGTATGCCTTTCATTCGACAGATCGGTAACAGGTTTTTTGCCAGACTTTTGAGCTGGATCGTCGAGCATAAAATAACAGACTCAGCCAGTGGGATGCGGGTCTTCAAACGATCTATTTTAACCCGATTATATCCTTTACCCGATGGGCTCGATTTAACTCCTGCCATGAGTACCCATGCCTTGCATGAAGGAATGAAAGTCGTAGAAGTTCCTATTGAATACAAGGAACGGATAGGAAAATCTAAACTTCATGTTATCCAAGATGGACTCCGATTCCTCTCAACCATCCTCCATACCGCCAACCTTTATAACCCGCTCAAGTTTTACGGAATGATGGGATTACTGATGATTTTCATAGGGGTATTGTTGGGAATTATGCCGGTGACTTACTATATCAAATTGCGGGAAGTAGAGGATTGGGAAATTTATCGGCTCTTTACCATTATGGTTCTGTTTATAACAGGTATCAACACCATGACCTTTGGAGCCTTTTCGAACTATATTTTGTCCATCATGCACCGAAAAGAGATTCATCAGCGTAGTTTCTGGAGCCGATATATTTTTAAACCAACGATCATGAAAAAAATAGGTCTGATCGGCTGGCTTTCCATTTTAAGTAGTATCGTTTTGAATAAAAATACCATTTATGAGTATGTAACTACCCAGCATATTCATGTTCACTGGTCCTATATCCTCACCGGAGCTACTCTATTCCTGACGGGAGTCCAGCTCGTCATGATGAGCTTTATCATCAAGACCCTGGATAATTTGAAGAAGCGCCAGAATTTCTTTTCTTAG
- a CDS encoding MBL fold metallo-hydrolase: MKVKFWGVRGSIPTPGPQTVKVGGNTSCVEVRTDDNQLLIFDAGTGIRLLGLSLMEEGFDKGGKVGHIFFSHTHWDHIQGFPFFAPAFVKGKSHFPALKSSGDEEEPELSNTFNLYGAKRVFEKLENTLRGQMEYQYFPVSLDQMGATVNFHEIQDNPIKIGENRIIPGRLNHPNGALGYRIENAKGDKVVVYATDTEHYYGGDLDPHVLALAKNADIFIYDSQYTPEEYLGDPANQKRSKIGWGHSTWREGVLLSKAAGVKQYILFHHDPSHSDSFLSEMEKQVQLHFPNSRIAYEGLEIIL, translated from the coding sequence ATGAAAGTGAAATTCTGGGGGGTCCGGGGTTCAATTCCCACCCCAGGTCCTCAGACGGTTAAAGTGGGTGGAAATACGTCCTGTGTGGAAGTGAGGACCGATGATAACCAACTTCTTATCTTTGATGCTGGGACAGGCATTCGGTTGCTGGGGCTTAGTTTAATGGAGGAAGGTTTTGACAAAGGTGGCAAGGTCGGTCATATCTTTTTTAGTCATACCCACTGGGATCATATCCAGGGATTTCCTTTCTTTGCTCCTGCCTTTGTGAAGGGGAAGTCTCATTTCCCTGCCTTAAAATCATCTGGAGATGAGGAAGAACCTGAACTGAGCAATACGTTTAACCTTTACGGAGCCAAAAGGGTTTTTGAGAAATTAGAAAATACCCTTAGAGGACAGATGGAATATCAATACTTTCCCGTATCTTTAGATCAGATGGGTGCTACGGTCAATTTCCATGAAATTCAAGATAATCCCATAAAAATCGGAGAGAATCGTATCATTCCTGGAAGGCTTAATCATCCTAATGGAGCTTTGGGTTATAGAATCGAAAATGCTAAAGGAGATAAGGTGGTTGTTTATGCAACGGATACAGAACATTATTACGGAGGAGATCTCGACCCCCATGTTTTAGCCCTCGCTAAGAATGCAGATATCTTTATTTACGATTCTCAATATACTCCCGAAGAGTATCTGGGTGATCCGGCCAATCAAAAACGCTCAAAAATTGGATGGGGCCACAGCACATGGCGAGAGGGAGTCTTACTCTCTAAAGCTGCAGGAGTCAAACAGTATATTTTGTTTCATCACGACCCTTCCCACTCCGATAGTTTCCTTTCTGAGATGGAAAAACAAGTTCAACTCCATTTTCCAAATTCTCGCATAGCTTATGAAGGTCTGGAGATCATCCTATAG
- a CDS encoding tetratricopeptide repeat protein has protein sequence MKFNQLLLIGLLIFLLAVSLSIKYQSVVTYLFGDEAVYYIMAQSLAFDRDLEYTQGDLIRFYKDWHGGPQGVFLTRVVQNGEEKIYYGKPFIYPLFLAPFVYLFGLRGFLIFNTLLLVSMITLGYLYLKKYNSEQLALLFSLTFFLVTAGFIYTFWSTPEIFQMFLITSGLFVLFYETPLANYGQAFGKTPGRKYLSALLIGLATFSKPHNGIFILPLLTSVILPRSEIYLTSKKGFVARIHYFWQRYKYVLSVGLVFLLILGILSGIQFLFMSQWNAYAGDRKTFYWHFPLESAGAGFDNLGTKQTHDVYFEESFYFNPKVFLYNLFYYLFGRFTGIFPYYFPALVALFCFLLNPRSSLRFVLLGTIVIHILIYILWAPSNYHGGSGAIGNRFFLNIYPAFLFLTTQIPGGFGTILITWLVGFLFLAQILINPFYSSNNPAQHAFRFPYRILPVELTEINSLPINTNRHMIQNFSGDSPSYDLYLLNDNYMGRSSKNFWVRGEAKLEAVLKVNEKQDDLLVILENGPFQNTVDLEVAGVRRTFHLEGDERKEIIFPLKTAFPFFKAYLYPINITSYSGFIPRFAYANPTERLPYLFSLDKVKDDTRYLGCLVQISLNPGKIGLAYQKNGNTDKALFYLEQAVEQEPENLALYIALSEAYQQVGRFTRSRIVLEKAKKLIPTYVANFNRSIGKSGGEEVDGAALTSDSSLKFLQSLLIQSFEAENLRRTTGGVVLDSEASGGRAVSSRPDTPISGESINSAILTTSDVPNSQSDIQSFEILKTSTISTGKGFLTYGPFQDFPAGAYQVRYRLKIKDHLPPSEAVPATPLLAMLDVRSGRYGILGRRSLLREDFTASDTYQNFSLSFVNPETSSLEFRVETSGIGTLLVDKIDVYPLLPFQIPYLMGVSYAKEGNWEQALTQLSPLFALDPTYPHLSYYMILGWVKLKEWEEALKVLQHEVGREILSLQDSGRVGEDFESTLSLSSLYEEVKHEPIPQEVPLYKYFIQIRELLQPQIPVQINFDNQLAFIGYDLPKNQFRPSETFPITYYWKALAKMDKNYAIFVHFSKKKFISSDLIRKVKQKLGISLVDFFQQDHFPLQNLHPTDTWLPGEVVKERYQVQIPPYLVPGTYEIWIGVWDPKNTGRRLKAGGQEKMKIGEIEIQK, from the coding sequence TTGAAATTTAATCAGCTACTACTCATAGGATTACTCATCTTTTTACTGGCAGTGTCTTTATCTATTAAGTACCAAAGTGTAGTAACTTACCTGTTTGGGGATGAGGCCGTTTATTATATAATGGCCCAAAGTTTAGCTTTTGATCGCGATCTGGAGTATACACAGGGGGATCTGATTCGGTTTTACAAGGACTGGCATGGAGGTCCCCAGGGAGTTTTTCTAACCCGGGTAGTTCAAAATGGAGAAGAGAAAATATATTATGGGAAACCTTTTATTTATCCGCTTTTTTTAGCTCCCTTTGTCTATTTGTTTGGATTAAGAGGATTTTTAATTTTTAATACCCTCCTGCTGGTTTCCATGATTACGCTGGGATATCTTTATTTAAAAAAATATAACTCAGAACAACTGGCGCTTCTCTTCTCCCTGACCTTTTTCCTGGTAACTGCCGGCTTTATTTATACCTTTTGGTCCACTCCCGAAATCTTTCAAATGTTCTTGATAACCTCCGGACTCTTTGTACTATTCTACGAAACCCCTCTAGCAAACTATGGTCAGGCCTTTGGAAAAACTCCAGGTAGAAAATACTTGAGTGCTCTTTTGATAGGTCTTGCAACTTTTTCCAAACCCCACAATGGAATCTTTATTTTACCCCTCTTAACCAGTGTTATCTTACCGCGAAGCGAAATTTATCTGACTTCCAAGAAGGGATTTGTAGCCAGAATCCACTATTTTTGGCAGCGGTACAAATATGTTTTAAGCGTTGGTCTTGTTTTTCTACTGATTCTGGGAATTCTTTCGGGGATTCAATTTCTGTTCATGAGTCAATGGAATGCCTATGCCGGAGATCGTAAAACTTTTTACTGGCATTTCCCCCTGGAGTCAGCCGGAGCTGGATTTGATAATCTAGGGACTAAACAAACCCATGATGTTTATTTTGAAGAATCCTTTTATTTTAATCCTAAAGTCTTTTTATATAATTTATTTTATTATCTATTTGGACGGTTCACCGGGATTTTCCCTTACTATTTTCCGGCTTTAGTTGCGCTTTTCTGTTTTCTATTAAACCCGCGTTCCTCTTTGCGATTTGTCCTGCTTGGAACCATCGTTATCCACATTCTCATCTACATCCTGTGGGCCCCCTCTAACTATCATGGAGGGAGTGGAGCGATCGGAAATCGATTTTTCTTAAATATCTATCCGGCTTTTCTCTTTTTGACAACCCAAATTCCAGGGGGGTTTGGAACCATCTTGATAACCTGGCTGGTGGGTTTTTTATTTTTAGCTCAAATTCTCATTAATCCCTTTTATAGTTCCAATAATCCTGCGCAACATGCCTTCCGATTCCCTTATCGAATACTCCCTGTAGAGTTGACAGAAATTAATTCTCTCCCCATCAATACCAATCGTCATATGATTCAAAACTTCTCCGGGGATAGCCCTTCCTATGATCTTTATCTTCTGAACGATAACTATATGGGGCGTAGCAGTAAAAATTTCTGGGTACGTGGTGAAGCAAAGCTGGAAGCGGTGTTAAAGGTGAATGAAAAGCAAGACGATTTGCTGGTTATCCTGGAGAATGGACCTTTTCAAAATACGGTTGACCTGGAAGTAGCCGGTGTACGGCGTACTTTCCACTTAGAGGGGGATGAAAGGAAAGAGATTATTTTCCCGTTAAAAACAGCTTTTCCGTTTTTCAAGGCCTATCTTTATCCCATTAACATAACCTCTTACTCGGGTTTTATCCCTCGATTCGCCTATGCAAATCCTACCGAAAGACTTCCTTACCTGTTTTCGCTGGATAAGGTCAAGGATGATACCCGCTATTTGGGATGTCTGGTCCAGATTTCTTTGAATCCAGGTAAAATAGGCCTGGCTTATCAAAAAAACGGAAATACCGACAAAGCTCTTTTCTATCTGGAACAGGCTGTGGAGCAGGAACCGGAAAATTTAGCTCTGTATATCGCCCTTAGTGAGGCCTATCAACAGGTAGGCCGGTTTACCAGGTCCCGGATCGTACTGGAAAAAGCAAAGAAACTCATTCCAACTTACGTAGCAAACTTTAACAGGTCTATAGGGAAAAGTGGAGGAGAAGAAGTAGATGGCGCCGCTCTTACCTCCGATTCCTCGCTAAAGTTTCTTCAGAGTTTATTAATTCAGAGTTTTGAAGCCGAGAATCTCCGAAGGACTACCGGAGGGGTGGTTCTGGATTCAGAAGCTTCCGGTGGTCGAGCGGTTTCATCCAGACCGGATACTCCCATCTCGGGGGAATCGATAAACTCCGCGATTCTAACTACTTCAGATGTTCCAAACAGCCAGTCCGATATCCAATCCTTTGAGATTTTAAAAACTTCAACCATCTCTACGGGTAAAGGTTTTTTAACGTATGGACCTTTTCAAGATTTTCCGGCCGGAGCCTATCAGGTTAGATATAGACTCAAGATCAAAGATCATCTACCCCCTTCAGAAGCAGTTCCGGCAACCCCTTTACTTGCCATGTTAGATGTTCGAAGTGGCCGATATGGAATCCTGGGGCGGCGCTCCCTGCTTAGAGAGGATTTTACCGCTTCCGATACCTATCAAAACTTTAGTCTCAGTTTCGTAAACCCAGAGACCTCTTCTTTGGAATTTCGAGTAGAAACATCGGGCATAGGAACCCTTCTGGTAGATAAAATTGATGTTTATCCCTTACTTCCCTTTCAAATCCCTTACCTGATGGGAGTTTCTTATGCAAAGGAGGGGAACTGGGAGCAGGCCCTGACCCAACTTTCACCTTTATTTGCATTAGATCCCACTTACCCCCATCTCTCTTATTATATGATCTTAGGTTGGGTTAAATTAAAAGAATGGGAAGAAGCTCTAAAGGTTTTACAACATGAAGTCGGGCGAGAAATTCTATCTTTACAGGATTCCGGCAGAGTAGGAGAAGATTTTGAATCTACACTGTCGCTTTCTTCTCTTTATGAGGAAGTAAAACATGAGCCTATCCCACAAGAGGTTCCTCTTTATAAATATTTCATCCAGATCCGGGAATTACTTCAACCTCAGATCCCTGTTCAGATCAATTTTGATAATCAACTGGCTTTTATAGGATATGACTTACCTAAGAACCAATTTAGACCTTCCGAGACCTTTCCCATTACCTATTACTGGAAGGCCTTGGCTAAAATGGATAAGAATTATGCGATTTTTGTTCACTTTTCAAAGAAGAAGTTCATTTCTTCTGATCTGATCCGTAAAGTTAAACAAAAGCTGGGAATATCCCTTGTAGACTTCTTCCAGCAGGATCACTTCCCTCTTCAAAACTTACACCCCACGGATACCTGGCTTCCTGGAGAAGTGGTCAAAGAACGGTATCAGGTTCAGATTCCTCCTTATCTGGTACCTGGAACTTATGAAATCTGGATAGGTGTGTGGGATCCTAAAAATACCGGCCGAAGACTCAAAGCTGGAGGTCAAGAGAAGATGAAAATTGGAGAAATAGAAATACAGAAATGA